Proteins from a genomic interval of Candidatus Bathyarchaeota archaeon:
- a CDS encoding HEPN domain-containing protein, translating to MVSRAADWLRQALRDLEHAKRSMELGDYEWACFAAQQAAEKAVKALYQKQGIEVWGHSISRMLEALPEDHKPPGGVVGKAKELDRHHIPTRYPNFHPEGAPMDYYTREDAERAVRYAEEIVGFCRGKVL from the coding sequence GTGGTATCTCGGGCTGCAGACTGGTTAAGGCAGGCTTTGAGAGACTTGGAGCACGCCAAGAGGTCTATGGAGCTTGGCGACTATGAGTGGGCATGCTTCGCAGCCCAGCAGGCTGCGGAGAAAGCAGTCAAAGCACTGTATCAGAAGCAGGGTATAGAGGTCTGGGGTCACTCCATATCGCGGATGCTTGAGGCGCTACCTGAGGATCATAAGCCGCCGGGTGGGGTAGTGGGGAAGGCTAAAGAGCTTGACAGACATCATATTCCTACGAGGTATCCGAACTTCCACCCGGAAGGAGCGCCTATGGACTATTATACAAGAGAGGATGCGGAGAGGGCGGTTAGATATGCGGAAGAAATCGTCGGATTCTGTAGAGGTAAGGTTCTTTAA